A single window of Electrophorus electricus isolate fEleEle1 chromosome 16, fEleEle1.pri, whole genome shotgun sequence DNA harbors:
- the grtp1a gene encoding growth hormone-regulated TBC protein 1-A isoform X1, which translates to MDKKWNGTHSYHQPQLRVNVPSTAKERVSSVDPYGFKRSDDFDYESYEEFMSEYLVVLTRRSIKWSKLLHGKSQVERNVKVKRYIRKGVPNEHRASIWMAVSGSQEQMEKNPGYYQSLLQAQHDPKLMEAIHTDLHRTFPDNVQFRKTADPCLQKVLYNVLLAYGHHNKDVGYCQGMNFIAGYLIIITKDEEKSFWLMEALLGRILPDYYTLAMLGLKTDQEVLGELVKAKVPTVWRAMVEHNVMWTLVVSRWFICLFIDILPVETVLRIWDCLFYEGSKILFRVALTLIRHNQAYILQAQNLPDICDRFKQITKGAFVEDCHTFMEKIFKEPGSLSMATIIKIRGACRARIMVEES; encoded by the exons ATGGACAAGAAATGGAACGGGACCCATTCATACCATCAGCCACAGCTTCGCGTCAATGTACCTAGCACGGCGAAAGAAAGAGTTTCTAG TGTGGACCCATATGGGTTTAAGAGGTCTGATGACTTCGATTACGAGTCTTATGAAGAGTTCATGTCCGAGTACTTGGTTGTGCTCACCAGAAGGTCCATCAAGTGGTCCAAACTTCTACATGGGAAAAGCCAGGTCGAGAGGAATGTGAAGG TAAAGCGCTATATTCGCAAGGGAGTCCCGAATGAGCACCGCGCCTCAATCTGGATGGCAGTGAGTGGCTCCCAGGAGCAAATGGAGAAGAACCCAGGCTATTACCAGTCCTTGCTCCAGGCCCAGCATGACCCAAAGCTGATGGAGGCCATCCATACAG ATTTGCACAGGACCTTCCCGGACAATGTCCAGTTCCGCAAGACGGCTGACCCTTGTCTGCAGAAGGTCCTGTATAACGTACTGCTAGCATATGGGCACCACAACAAGGATGTGGGGTATTGTCAG GGTATGAACTTCATTGCTGGGTATCTCATCATTATCACCAAAGATGAAGAGAAGTCCTTCTGGTTGATGGAGGCCCTTCTAGGCAGGATACTGCCAG ATTACTACACACTGGCCATGCTGGGTTTGAAGACAGACCAGGAGGTGTTGGGTGAGCTGGTGAAGGCCAAGGTGCCCACCGTGTGGCGTGCCATGGTTGAGCACAACGTTATGTGGACGCTGGTGGTATCACGCTGGTTCATCTGCCTCTTCATCGATATCCTCCCTGTGGAG ACGGTTTTGCGGATCTGGGACTGCTTGTTCTATGAGGGCTCCAAGATCCTGTTCCGTGTGGCGCTCACCCTGATACGCCACAACCAGGCCTATATCCTGCAGGCACAGAACCTTCCAGACATCTGTGATCGCTTCAAGCAAATCACCAAGGGTGCCTTTGTGGAGGACTGCCACACTTTTATGGAG AAAATCTTCAAAGAACCTGGAAGCCTCTCCATGGCAACGATCATCAAGATTCGGGGGGCATGTCGAGCACGGATTATGGTTGAAGAATCTTGA
- the grtp1a gene encoding growth hormone-regulated TBC protein 1-A isoform X2, which produces MSEYLVVLTRRSIKWSKLLHGKSQVERNVKVKRYIRKGVPNEHRASIWMAVSGSQEQMEKNPGYYQSLLQAQHDPKLMEAIHTDLHRTFPDNVQFRKTADPCLQKVLYNVLLAYGHHNKDVGYCQGMNFIAGYLIIITKDEEKSFWLMEALLGRILPDYYTLAMLGLKTDQEVLGELVKAKVPTVWRAMVEHNVMWTLVVSRWFICLFIDILPVETVLRIWDCLFYEGSKILFRVALTLIRHNQAYILQAQNLPDICDRFKQITKGAFVEDCHTFMEKIFKEPGSLSMATIIKIRGACRARIMVEES; this is translated from the exons ATGTCCGAGTACTTGGTTGTGCTCACCAGAAGGTCCATCAAGTGGTCCAAACTTCTACATGGGAAAAGCCAGGTCGAGAGGAATGTGAAGG TAAAGCGCTATATTCGCAAGGGAGTCCCGAATGAGCACCGCGCCTCAATCTGGATGGCAGTGAGTGGCTCCCAGGAGCAAATGGAGAAGAACCCAGGCTATTACCAGTCCTTGCTCCAGGCCCAGCATGACCCAAAGCTGATGGAGGCCATCCATACAG ATTTGCACAGGACCTTCCCGGACAATGTCCAGTTCCGCAAGACGGCTGACCCTTGTCTGCAGAAGGTCCTGTATAACGTACTGCTAGCATATGGGCACCACAACAAGGATGTGGGGTATTGTCAG GGTATGAACTTCATTGCTGGGTATCTCATCATTATCACCAAAGATGAAGAGAAGTCCTTCTGGTTGATGGAGGCCCTTCTAGGCAGGATACTGCCAG ATTACTACACACTGGCCATGCTGGGTTTGAAGACAGACCAGGAGGTGTTGGGTGAGCTGGTGAAGGCCAAGGTGCCCACCGTGTGGCGTGCCATGGTTGAGCACAACGTTATGTGGACGCTGGTGGTATCACGCTGGTTCATCTGCCTCTTCATCGATATCCTCCCTGTGGAG ACGGTTTTGCGGATCTGGGACTGCTTGTTCTATGAGGGCTCCAAGATCCTGTTCCGTGTGGCGCTCACCCTGATACGCCACAACCAGGCCTATATCCTGCAGGCACAGAACCTTCCAGACATCTGTGATCGCTTCAAGCAAATCACCAAGGGTGCCTTTGTGGAGGACTGCCACACTTTTATGGAG AAAATCTTCAAAGAACCTGGAAGCCTCTCCATGGCAACGATCATCAAGATTCGGGGGGCATGTCGAGCACGGATTATGGTTGAAGAATCTTGA